In Peromyscus eremicus chromosome 2, PerEre_H2_v1, whole genome shotgun sequence, a single genomic region encodes these proteins:
- the Ptafr gene encoding platelet-activating factor receptor: protein MEQNESSRVDSEFRYTLFPTVYSIIFILGVVANSYVLWVFARLYPSKKLNEIKIFMVNLTIADLLFLITLPLWIVYYYNEGNWILPKFLCNLAGCLFFINTYCSVAFLGVITYNRYQAVAYPIKTAQATTRKRGISLSLVIWISIVATASYFLATDSTNIVRKKDGSGNVTRCFEHYEPHSVPILVVHVFIAFCFFLVFLLIFYCNLVIIHTLLTQPVRQQRKAEVKRRALWMVCTVLAVFIICFVPHHMVQLPWTLAELGYQTSFHQAINDAHQITLCLFSTNCVLDPVIYCFLTKKFRKHLSEKFYSMRGSRKCSRATTDTGTEVMVPADQTPITLLKK, encoded by the coding sequence ATGGAGCAAAATGAATCCTCTCGCGTGGATTCTGAGTTTCGATATACCCTCTTTCCGACTGTTTACAGCATCATCTTTATACTGGGGGTGGTTGCCAATAGCTATGTGCTATGGGTCTTTGCCCGCTTGTACCCTTCCAAGAAACTGAATGAGATAAAGATCTTCATGGTGAACCTCACCATCGCAGACCTGCTCTTCTTGATCACCCTCCCACTGTGGATTGTCTACTATTACAACGAGGGCAACTGGATCCTACCCAAATTCCTGTGCAACCTGGCTGGCTGCCTCTTCTTCATCAATACCTATTGTAGTGTGGCCTTCCTGGGTGTCATCACTTATAACCGCTACCAGGCAGTGGCCTATCCCATCAAGACTGCTCAGGCCACTACCCGCAAGCGTGGCATCTCTTTGTCCCTGGTCATCTGGATATCCATCGTGGCTACTGCGTCCTACTTCCTGGCCACAGACTCCACCAACATAGTACGCAAAAAGGATGGGTCAGGCAATGTCACCCGTTGCTTTGAGCATTATGAGCCGCACAGTGTGCCGATCCTTGTTGTTCACGTCTTCATCGCATTCTGTTTCTTCCTCGTCTTCCTTCTTATCTTCTACTGCAACCTGGTCATCATCCACACGCTGCTCACGCAGCCAGTGCGGCAACAGCGCAAAGCCGAAGTGAAGCGCCGGGCGCTGTGGATGGTCTGCACGGTCTTGGCGGTATTTATCATCTGCTTTGTGCCCCATCACATGGTCCAGCTGCCCTGGACCCTAGCCGAGTTGGGCTATCAGACCAGCTTCCACCAGGCTATTAATGATGCCCATCAGATCaccctctgcctcttcagcaccAACTGTGTCTTAGACCCCGTCATCTATTGCTTTCTTACCAAGAAGTTCCGGAAGCATCTCAGCGAAAAGTTTTACAGTATGCGCGGTAGCCGGAAGTGCTCCAGGGCCACTACTGACACCGGCACTGAAGTGATGGTGCCGGCTGATCAGACTCCTATCACGTTACTGAAAAAGTAA